The following is a genomic window from Chryseobacterium sp. StRB126.
TCCATGACACTAAGGAAAGCCTTCTGGATAGAATCAAAATTTATCTTGCCGGAGGAATTGCTGAAGAAATTATTTTCGGAGACCAGCATGCCAGTATTGGCAGAAGCCACGACAGGGAACAAGCAACAAGCCTGGCTATTGATTTTATCAGAAAATATGGTTTTGAAGAAGATTTTCAGGCTACTTATAATCTGGAAGCTTATCCTCACCGTATGCAGCAGCACATCACAGATGAAAGAATAGAAAAACTGATGCAGGAACTTGTACAAAAAACAAGAGAAGACCTGATTCTGCATCTTGATCTGCTTAAAAACATGAGCAAAACCCTTAGCGAAAAAGGAAGTATGTCTCCAAAAGAAATCTATGATATTGCAGTTAAGCACCAATTGGAAGTAAGCATCAAAGAGGAAGGTTATCTGCATATTATAAATTATCATGATTTACTAAATTCCTAGAGAAAATATCTATAGAAATCGTAAAAACCATTAATAAATTCAAACCTTTTAGTTCAATCTGAAAGGTTTTTTCTTTTTAAATTTATACTAGTAAAAATCAATTATCATGAAAAATTTACTTTTCGTTTGTGCACTGCTCATCTGCAGTGTACTTTCCCCTGCATTAAAGGCTCAAGGATCAGAACCTTTTCTGGGACAAATTGCATTCGTACCCTATAATTTTGCCCCAAATGGTTGGGCCGAATGTAACGGACAATTGATGTCTATTGCGCAAAACCAAGCTCTTTTTTCATTATTGGGAACTACTTACGGTGGAGATGGGATTACTACATTCGCATTACCCGATATGAGAGGCAGGGTACTTGTTCATAATGGACAGGCTCCTGGAGGACCTACCAATTATACCATTGGGCAAACCGGCGGGACTGAGAGTGTAGCTTTAACTGTAGCACAAATGCCAGCTCACAATCATACGGTAAATGCTGTCACAGCTGAAGGAAATCAAAATGTTCCCACAGGAAATCTTCCCGCCAACACGAAGATTCTTGACAAAGAATATTCAGATGCAGCAACAGATACTACCATGAAAAACACAATGCTGAACAACACAGGAGGCAGCCAGCCTCATGAAAACAGGCAGCCATTTCTTACATTAAAATGTATTATTGCATTAAACGGTATTTTCCCTTCACATCCCTAATTGTTATGAAATACCTTTACTTACTATGTCTGGTTTCTGTGGGCTCAGCTTCAGCCCAGACGATTAACTTTAGCGGATGTTATAATCTATTTGAAAATCAGAATTTTATTTTCAATAAAACAGGCGTAGATGCTTTTAATAAAAACATTTATATAACAACTCCGATTAATGATCAGCAGCCTTGTGGTGGATTGGGAAACTGTGAATTTAAAATTCAGTGGAATAACGCGCTTACAAGATGGGAATTTCTTGGTGATGAAGGAAACGGAACTTTTACCGCTCCTTATTTAATTTATTACAATTCAACAGGAAATAATTCCCTTCCTATACCTCCTGGTAATACTGCTGGAACCTGGATTGAAAATACAGTCGTAACAAACGGAAACTGTAATGGAAATCTTACAACCGGCAATTCTACAATGACCGGTGACGTACAGGGTCCCGCACTTGGAATACAAGAAGTTTCTAAAGATAAAATTCAAATTTTCCCTAATCCTGTTTCAGATTTTATCCAAATTTCAGGTATTAGTGACGGACAAGTGATGCAGATTTACAATATTGACGGAAGACTTTTAAGGTCTGAAGTATTTAATTCAAAAGTTAATGTTTCACAGCTTACATCAGGTGTTTATATATTAAAAATAACAACCAGGGGAATGCAGTTTTTTGAATTTAAATTTGTGAAAAAATAAATAAGAAATTTTAAAATCGAATAAAAAAAGACTGCCTTATGATAAGACAGTCTTTTCTATGTTATGAATACTCTTTATAAAGAATAATTAGGAGCTTCCTGAGTGATAATCACATCGTGTGGGTGTGATTCTTTCAATCCGCTTCCTGTAATCATTACCAATTTGGAATCTCTCTGTAAAGTTTCAATATCTTTAGCTCCACAATATCCCATTCCTGCTCTTAATCCTCCAACTAACTGGAAAATAACTTCTTCCAATTTACCTTTACTTGGAACTCTTCCTTCAATTCCTTCCGGAACGAATTTTTTAGCCTCACTTTGGAAATATCTTTCTTTTCCTCCTCTCTTCATAGCAGAAAGGCTTCCCATTCCTTGGTATGTTTTGAATTTTCTACCTTGGAAAATGATTTCTTCACCCGGAGCTTCATCAGTTCCTGCTAAAAGTGATCCTAACATCACTGCTCCTGCTCCACTAGCAATTGCTTTTACGATATCTCCTGATAATTTAATACCTCCGTCAGCAATTACTGCGATATTTTTAGTCTGAGCATATTCGTAAACATTATAGATCGCAGATAATTGAGGAACCCCAACTCCAGCAACTACTCTGGTTGTACAAATAGAACCAGGGCCAACACCTACTTTCAGAACGTTTGCACCAGCTTCTATAAGATCTTTTGCAGCTTCAGCTGTTACGATATTACCACCAACGATATCCAAATCCGGATATACTTGTCTGATTTCTTTAATCTTATTTAAAACTCCAATAGAATGTCCGTGAGCAGAATCAATACCAATGATATCAACACCCGCTTTTACAAGAGCTTCGATTCTTTCCAATGTATCTTCACCAACTCCAACACCTGCACCAACGATTAACCTACCGTTTTGATCTTTGTTTGCATTTGGATATTCAAGCTGATTATCAATATCTTTAATGGTAATTAAACCAACCAATTTATTTTCAGCATCTACAATAGGAAGTTTTTCAACTCTGTTTTTAAGAAGAATTTCTTTTGCTTTCTCAAGATTGGTATTTTTATCAGAAGTGATCAGGTTATCTTTAGTCATGATCTCTTCAACCTTTGCACCAAGGTTTTCCTGATATTTTACGTCTCTGTTTGTGATAATTCCGATTAATACATTATTTGCATCAACCACGGGAAGGCCAGATATTTTATATTTAGCCATTAATTCTCTAGCTTCACCTAAAGTATGATCTTTTGAAAGCGTTACAGGATCAGAGATCATTCCGTTTTCAGAACGTTTTACTCTGTTTACTTGTGCAGCCTGTTCTGCGATCGTCATATTTTTATGAATGAAACCTAAACCACCAACTCTAGCCAATGCAATTGCCAAATCTGCCTCTGTAACAGTGTCCATTGCAGCGGAAACTATCGGAACATTCAGCGTGATTTTGTCGGTAAGTCTTGATTTTAATGAAACCTGGTTAGGTAAAACTTCTGAATAAGAAGGGACTAGAAGAACGTCATCGAAAGTGATGGCTGTCTCTACAATTTTGTTATGAATAGACATCTTTACTTTCTTTGCAAAATTAGGTTATTTTAATGACATATGAAAATCTATTTTAATAGTTTAAATAAAATTTAATAATCAATAAGTTAAATCGAAAAACCGCTCTTTTTAAGAACGGTTTTCCTGTACAAAATAAATTTAGTTTATCCGAAACTACTTGCAACAATTAATTTTTCTTGATAGTTAAAGCATAATATAAGGTTTCAATCATTTCCTATTTATCTGAAACAGCATTAATCATTTTTGAAATATCGTCAGGAGTAAAGCTTCCTTTTACATCCACAAATACCAATTCCTTATCTGAATTTACCGTAATCAGCATGTTTTTAATAGCTTCACCCTTTTGTTTTACCCGCAGATTTACATTTTCTCCATTATGTTTTATGGTAGCCCAGTCTTCGTAGTGATTATTATTCAAAAACTTAGCATAATCATTCAGCATTTCTTTGCTGCCGTTTTCTACGGTAAGAACCTTTATTTTCGAAACCTTTTTGATAAGGCTGATAAGTTCTTCACTTTCTCCATCTTCTCTTAAAGCCTTCTTGATATATGGTTTGGCAAGCAATAGTGGTACATTAAAACTTGTAAACTTGGCATCCTTAAAATTATAACTGGTACTTGAAAAGAAATCCATGTTGGGTTTTTCAGAAACAATACAGGACTGAAGGGTACTTATTACCAAAAATGGAAAGAAAATAATTCTGAGCGTTTTCATGGTGATAATTTTTTAATCAATTGGTCTTAACAACCCTCCTGATGTTTTACTAATATTAGCATCTATCTCCGGTCTTCCTCTATACCTAACAGATCCTCCTGATGATGCTCTCACTTTCAATTTATCTGAAACACTTACCGTAAGATTTCCTCCGGAAGTGGCTTCCGTCTCAAGGTAAGTAAATTTCAGATCGTCAGCTTTACATAGTGCTCCACTGCTGATATCAATGGTTCCTGAATCAGCTTTTCCACTCAAACTGATATTAGAACCGCTTGAACTTTTAATCCCAATATTACCGGCTGTAATTCCTGCTCTGATGTTTGATCCTGAAGATACTGAAATGTTTGCAGCATTTGAAATTTTGAAATCTCCGGTAATATTGGATCCGGATGAGGCATCAATTTTCATATTTTTCTCCTGAATAGAATTGACGATGGTAAGGTTAGAACCCGATGAGACATCAATACTTTCCATTCTTGGAGAAGATACATTAACACTTAAATTTTTAAATCTCAGATTTCTTACTCCTTTATTATCAATATAAATTCTCAAAACGCCATTTTCCACCTTTGTAATGATATACTCTAGCTTATCTGAATCAGCGATCACTTTTATACTGGTTGGTTTTTCTTGTTTAAAAATTACGTTTACTCCTGTACTCACTTGAATCCCTGAAAAATCGCCTACGTTTCTGGCCTCTCCATTGAGGTAAGACGAATTATTATCTGATGTAATATTATTTCTTGTATTGGAAATTGGGTTCTTCTTAGTTTCACTGGAGTTAATAATTTTACTTACATCATCCATAGACAGTTTTCCGTCCAGCATTACAAAAATACTTTCCCCACTTCCGCCGTCAATACTAAGCAACAGATCATCCAGAATACCATTCTTAGCTTCTGCAGAAAGAAATTTCACTTTAGCTCCCGCATTATTCACGGACATAATCTCGCTGTAGTTCAGATTTTTTAAATAGGAAGAAATATCCTTACTTAGCTGGGACATACTAGTCTGAACCTTACGCCCTTCAGCAGTATTTCCTTTTTCCGGGTTTTCAGTAATCAAAATCTTGAGGCCGTTAATTTTTGATAATAACGGTTTAATCTGATCCAGCTGAGAGTCATCAATATTAAGACTGCTGAGCATCCCGAACATCGGTTTTGCAATTTTAATAGAGGTTACTCCCTCTACATCCTGATATTTATCAAAAAGCTGGTCAAATTTATCTTTTTGCCCATACACGTTAAAGAAATGGGAAAAAGCAAGAGCGAATATTATGAATAGTTTTTTCATGAGTCAATTTTATTTTTTAAGTTAATGATGGCAACCGTTTTTATGATTAATAATCGTCTTCTACCACCGTAGGCTGTGCCAATTTTTCACTAACGTTATTTGCAAATATCTGGAATGAGTATTTTGTTACATTTATTGCTTCTTCTACATTGTCAATTTTTTTACCATTTACAATTACATAAGAGTTTTCATAGCCTGTAGAATCTTTAGATAAATTATTTTTAAAAGAGGAATTGTCTGCATATCTTGGTCTTCTTTCCTTTTTAAGTCTTCCTCTTTTTGGTAAGATTTCATCCATCACATCTTTTTCAGCGACATGATTATCCTGAAAGATAGAATCTTTTTTGGCTCCAGAAATAGAATCGGTATGATTCACTGCCACCTGTTGCTGATGATTATGGTTTTCTTCAATAAAACCGGACTTCTGTTTCAATACTTCATTTTTCACAATACTTTCCTTATCCTGAACTCCTGTCCCGGAATTATTTTTAAGGAAAAATCCAATCCCAAAGACCAGCGTTACACTGGCGGCCATCCAGAACCATTTGGGAAATGAGGGCTTTTTATTTTCTTTAAGAGGAATAATAGGCGTTGTGTTTTCTTCAGAGGTTTTATTTTCGGTCTGCTGAAGGAAATCATCAAAGCTCCATTCCATTTTTTCTTCCTTTATACCCCGGAAGATTTCGTCGTATTTATCTTGTAATTGATCTTTTTTCATAGCTCATCAGTTGTGAGATTTGTTCTTTTACTTTTTGTCTTGCCCGCATAAGGTTTACCCTTACTGCATTTTCCTCCATTTCCAGCATTTCAGAAATTTCGGAAACATCGTACTCTTCTACATCTTTCAAGTGGATCACCAGCTTCTGCTTTTCGGGGAGTTGATTAATAAATCCTATAATATATTCTTTAAGGTTATCAACTTCCATACTGTAAAGTTCCGATCGGTGAAGCTGCATATCCGCAAAGCCTATCTTCACATCGTGATGCTTCAGGCGGTTCAGGCATTCGTTCCGGACAGACTTCAGCGCATAGGATTTTAAATTCCCAAACTGCTCCAATTCATCCCTCTTCTGCCAGAACTTCATCATGATTTCCTGCACTACATCTTCTGCCTCATCACTACTCATGACGAATCGCTTCGCAAAACGATACATCTCGTCTTTGAGAATAAACACCGTATTCTTGAAAGTTTCTTGGGTCATGAGTTTTGTTTCTTATAGGTAAGACAACCAGTCTTTACAATCTATTACATCAAAAATAAAAAAACTTTAAAAATATTTGAAGTTTTTATTTTTATAGCATGACTACCTTCGGCCAAACGATCTCCAAATCGTGTTCCTGTTTCTAGTTTATATAAACCTATTTTTTCTTTTAGAAAAATCATAAGGAAACCCATATTTTTTTATGCTAAAGTAGATAATTTAAATTCCCATATTCGGGATATAATAAAATTATTTATATTTAACAAATAAAAAAACAAATGTCTATGAGAAAAAAAATTATTCTCCGCCTGATACTTTTTTCAGTATTAGCGTTTTCAATCTACTCCTGTATGCATGATGATCTCAGCAATCCTCAGCCGGAACAACAGGCCCCTGCATCCTCTTTCAATGTATTCAGGAAGGACAGTACCGGAAAAGATCCGGATTATGCAAGAGGTTTTGCAGTGTTGTATGGGAAGTATCAAAACCTACATCCCGCCTTTAAGCAATCTGTTGCCAGAAATATAAAAGACGGAAAACCTGCTGTCTTTTTCCGCCTTGCATCAGAAGTTCTTATGCTGGATGATGGCAGTAAAGCGGTGATCTATCCTGTAGTAACAGATGACCATATTACAGGACTAGCAGCCGGAGTCCTGAACCAGGAAGAAAATTATGTATCTTACCGTATGGTTTCGGAAACTACGGAAAACTATGAAAACATTATTTCCGCATTCAGAATCCGTTTTGCTTTATTTCCTAAAGATAATACCATGAAACCCGGAGGCAATGGCAGCGGATGCAATGATGTATCAGGCTGTGGAGAAACCCAGATAGAACCTATTGTGATAAGACCTAAACCCAGAAGCATACAATGGGGTGGCAGTGGCGATAATGATCCCTGGGGCAATGATCCGGATAATCCGCCAGGTGGAGAGTGCGGTGGCTTCGGAGATTGTGGTGGCAGTGGCGGAAATAATAACCCTTCCAATCCTGAAACACCACAAAATCCTTGTGAAAAAATCAAAGAAAAACAGAATAGTTCAAAATATGCAGAGAGATTTAATGCTCTGAATAAGGCTGATATCTTTAATATGGACAGAGAGAGAGGATTTTATGAAAAACAACCGCCATTAGGAGTAAATACAGAAGCAGGATTTGTACAAGTGGATGGGCCCCCAGGCTCTACAGGCCTCGATCTTCCTGATGATACTACAGGTATCTCAGGTCTATTTCATTCACACAATAATGTAGATGGAAGCATTAAAATATTTTCTCCTACTGATGTAAAAACATTTATTAATACGTTTTTGAAAAATGCAGGAACATATGGAGGGGGTTATGCTAATGCATATTCTACCGTAGTAACTTCTGAAGGAAGTTATACCATAAAATATACAGGAACTGCACACCCTGGGGGTGTTGATTACTATACAGCAAAATCATGGGGAGAGTGGTATGAAAGGGAAATGGGAGCAATTCAGGACTCAAATGGTGATATTTCTCAGGATAAAGTAGAAACTGTTTTTACTAGATTTCTTCAAGAAGTCGTAAATAAGCCTGGTCTGGAAGTATATAAAGTAACAGCCAATACAGCTTCTAAAATGACTTATAATCCAACTACTAAAAAAGCAGATAAAGTTGATTGTCCTTAAATATTTAAATGTAAAAAAATGAAAAATATATTTTTTATCACCATACTTTTTGTGGGAATATTTTGTAAAGCTCAAACATATCCATTAACTGAAACTCAAGTTCCCGCAGGAGCTTATATCTCAGATACTCAAAATAACCTCCCACCATTTGAAGGAGACTGGGCCGGAATTTGGGCCGGGAAAACTTTTTTAATTAACTTTAAGAAAATAACTAATATACACGATAATCATTGTAATTGCAACAGAGATTATTTAATTGGAAAATTTCAAGTGAAAGATATTTCAGGAAATATTTTATTCAATAACATGAATCTTCCTGACAATGCAGCTAAAATTGAAGGTATTAAAATTTTTCCTAATGGTAAATATCTATTAACTTATGTGGATGCCGATCTTTGTCTTAAAAGTGGTAGGGTTTCCATAGAATTTACTAATACTACAAAAACTGAAATGAAATTTAAATTTATGGAAACGAGTCAACTTATAGATTCAGAATGTTTTTATCACGGAAAACCTATTGACCAGAGACCAGAGCCATTGCCTAAGGAAATTATTTTAAATAAACACTAATTATGCATAAGGTATTATTCATATTTATCTTTCTATTCTGCTCCAAGTATTTATTTTCTCAGGAAACTTATATAAAATTTCAGCATTCAAACGCAATTATTGTTGGAAAGAAGGTTGATATTTTATTCGAAGTTTCTAAAAGAAATAAAGTAAAAGTTTTTGTTAAAAAAAACAGAAGTAGAGAATACAGTTCAAAGATTTCTAAGAAGAGATTTGATAAAATCTATAGTGCAATTCTAAAGATTAAAAATGATACAATTTCAGTGAAAAATAATTTAATAGATGGATCTTTCACAACAATAACTTTAAATGACAGTTTGGGAAGTAAAAAAAAATATCATGCTTCAGGATTAAACAGTAAATCTCAGAGCTCTGCATCTCAAAAAGATTTTTGGTATGCAACTAAGTTGATAATAGTATCTTCAGGGCTTGAAATGGAAGATTTGATAGATTACAAATAGAAATGTTTTTATAACTTATAAAATAGAATTAAAATCAAGTGTATAGAAACTTGGACCAGATTCTTTTTATCATGAAAACTGTAGATCAAAAGCAAAACTACCGTTACTTAATGAAATCAGCTTAGTTACAAACACAGATTATGAAAAACCGAATTAAAATCCACAATCCCTGCCCAGAAAAATGGGATGACATGCAGGATTTTCCTTCTGGAAAGTTCTGTGAGAAATGTTCCAAATGCGTAATAGACCTTACAGATAAGACGGATCAACAGATTCGGGACATTATAAAAGCTGCTAACGGAAAAGAAATCTGCGGAAGAATATCTACAAGACCTTTAGCTTTGGCTGCTGCGGGAATTATCTTAGTGACTAATCTGAGTTTCGCTCAGACACAAACTAAAAATAGCTTCAATATCACTACTGAACAAAAAGTAACAGAGATTACAAAAGTGTCTGGTAAACTTATCTTTAAAAGAACAAAAAAGGAAATTCCTAATGCAGAAGTTTTCTTTATCTGTAAATCAAAATATATAAAAACAATCAGCGATGAAAACGGAAATTTCACATTAGAAATACCTAATGAAATGCTTGAGCGCAAAAACGTTTTATACTTTGACTTTGAGAAATTAAATAATGAAGTCTATAAAAATTTAGACAAAAAGCCTTCTCATCTGATGCAAGATGATATATATGAAAACACTTCAATTATTTTTCTAAAAAAGGAACAGATAAATGAGAAAGAATTTCAAATTGATTCTCAACATCGATATTTAGAATTAGGTGCTGTAGTATTAACATCCGAAAGACCTCCAGATTATTACTACTCTGATGGAAAAAGTATTAGTGGAAAAAAATTTGACCAATTAAAAAATGAGAATCCAAATTATCAATACTTCCTTTTTACAGGTAAAGAAGCAGAAGTTATTTCCAAAAAAGGCGATTTAAGCAGTTTACAACTAATATTTTCAAATTAAAAAAAGCTATTCTAGAAGGCTTCATTTACAAACACTGATTATGAAAAACCAAATTAAAATCCACAATTCCTGCCCTGAAAACTGGGATAATATGCAGGATTTTCCTTCAGGGAAATTCTGTGATAAATGTTCCAAATGTGTTGTAGATTTTACAAATAAAACAGATGAGCAGATCAAAGATATTTTAACAGCAGCCAACGGAAAAGAAATTTGCGGAAGAATATCAACAAGACCTTTAGCTTTAGCTGCTGCAGGAATTATCTTAGTAACTAATCTGACTTTCGCTCAGGCACAAACTAAAAATAATTTCAATATTACCACTGAACAAACAGCAACAGATATTACAAAAGTGTCTGGAAGATTAATATTCAAAGAAACACAAAAAGCGATTCCAAATGCAGAAGTTTTCTTTATAACCCAGAAGAAATTTTTAAAATCTACAACTAATGAGAATGGTTATTTTAAGCTAGATATTCCAAATAATCTTATAGAAGAAGAAAACGTTTTACACTTCAATTTTGATAAATTGAATGAAAAAAGAAGGATAGAGAAAAATATAAAAGATACTATAAGTGCTAGTAATTATGGAGATCAGACAATCATTTTTTCAAGCAAAGAAAAAGTTGAAAATAAAAAATTTCAAATTGATTATAAGGGATTTGAAATTGGAGCTGTTGTAGTCGTAGAGAACCCTCCACCAAATTATTACTATTTCGATGGGAAAAGCATTAGCAAGGAAAAATTTGAAAAATTAAAAAAGGAAAATCCTCAATATCAATATTTTTCTTTTGATGGAAAAGAAGCTGATATCATTTCTCAGGATAACTTTATAGATACTTTATATCTATTATATTCAAACTAAAAAACCTCCAATCGGAGGTTTTATTTTTTATTAATACGTTTCAAAAACATGCTTCAAAATAGCCTTATCTTCTTCTGTTAAAGCCACCTTTCTTCTGGCCATTGCTCTTTCGGCTACTTCATAGACTTTATCTAATCTGAATCTTTCATCATCTTTTAAGCCGCCCCATGAGAAGTTTTCCACAAGGTTAGGTGGAAAACCTGGTTTGAAGATATTGGATGCTACTCCAATTACAGTTCCAGTATTCAGCTGTGTATTGATGGCTGTTTTGGAATGGTCACCCATAATCAGGCCTGCAAATTGTAAACCTGTATCTTCAAAAGCTTTGGTTCTGTAGTTCCAGAATCTTACATTTCCGTAATTGTTTTTCATGTTGGAAGAATTGGTATCTGCTCCGAAGTTGCACCATTCTCCAATAACCGAGTTTCCTACAAAGCCTTCATGCCCTTTACTGGAATATCCGAAAATAATAATGTTGTTCACCTCTCCTCCTACTTTACAGTGTGGTCCTATGGTAGTAGCTCCATAGATTTTAGCTCCTAGATTAAATTTGGAATCATCACAAAGCGCGATAGGTCCGCGAAGGTGACAACCTTCCATCACCTCTGTATTTTTACCGATGTATATTTTTCCGGTTTTTGTATTGATCGTTGAGAATTCAACATACGCTCCTTCTTCAATGAAAAGGTCTTTTTTATCACCCAGGAAACCATTGGTAGAAGAGAGTTCCTGTGAAGTTCTTCCTTTAGTAAGAAGATCAAAATCGAAATCAATTGCATGATGGTTATAGGTAAATAAATCTTTTGGTTTTTTAAAGAAAATAAGTTCTTCTTTAATGTCTGTCATTTTTTCGATCTGATGAAGGGAAAATCCTTTCATATTGATCTTCGCTGCTACCAATTCGTCTTCATACACCAAAGCTTCACCCTGCTTAAGGTCTTTGATCTGCTGAATAACAGTTTCTGTAGGAATAAAGTTCGGAACGATAAAAAGACTTTCTTTTTCTTCCGGCGTTTTAAATTTATCCTGAAGATACATTTCCGTAAAATATGAA
Proteins encoded in this region:
- a CDS encoding phage tail protein — encoded protein: MKNLLFVCALLICSVLSPALKAQGSEPFLGQIAFVPYNFAPNGWAECNGQLMSIAQNQALFSLLGTTYGGDGITTFALPDMRGRVLVHNGQAPGGPTNYTIGQTGGTESVALTVAQMPAHNHTVNAVTAEGNQNVPTGNLPANTKILDKEYSDAATDTTMKNTMLNNTGGSQPHENRQPFLTLKCIIALNGIFPSHP
- a CDS encoding T9SS type A sorting domain-containing protein, yielding MKYLYLLCLVSVGSASAQTINFSGCYNLFENQNFIFNKTGVDAFNKNIYITTPINDQQPCGGLGNCEFKIQWNNALTRWEFLGDEGNGTFTAPYLIYYNSTGNNSLPIPPGNTAGTWIENTVVTNGNCNGNLTTGNSTMTGDVQGPALGIQEVSKDKIQIFPNPVSDFIQISGISDGQVMQIYNIDGRLLRSEVFNSKVNVSQLTSGVYILKITTRGMQFFEFKFVKK
- the guaB gene encoding IMP dehydrogenase, producing the protein MSIHNKIVETAITFDDVLLVPSYSEVLPNQVSLKSRLTDKITLNVPIVSAAMDTVTEADLAIALARVGGLGFIHKNMTIAEQAAQVNRVKRSENGMISDPVTLSKDHTLGEARELMAKYKISGLPVVDANNVLIGIITNRDVKYQENLGAKVEEIMTKDNLITSDKNTNLEKAKEILLKNRVEKLPIVDAENKLVGLITIKDIDNQLEYPNANKDQNGRLIVGAGVGVGEDTLERIEALVKAGVDIIGIDSAHGHSIGVLNKIKEIRQVYPDLDIVGGNIVTAEAAKDLIEAGANVLKVGVGPGSICTTRVVAGVGVPQLSAIYNVYEYAQTKNIAVIADGGIKLSGDIVKAIASGAGAVMLGSLLAGTDEAPGEEIIFQGRKFKTYQGMGSLSAMKRGGKERYFQSEAKKFVPEGIEGRVPSKGKLEEVIFQLVGGLRAGMGYCGAKDIETLQRDSKLVMITGSGLKESHPHDVIITQEAPNYSL
- a CDS encoding DUF4252 domain-containing protein, which gives rise to MKTLRIIFFPFLVISTLQSCIVSEKPNMDFFSSTSYNFKDAKFTSFNVPLLLAKPYIKKALREDGESEELISLIKKVSKIKVLTVENGSKEMLNDYAKFLNNNHYEDWATIKHNGENVNLRVKQKGEAIKNMLITVNSDKELVFVDVKGSFTPDDISKMINAVSDK
- a CDS encoding DUF4252 domain-containing protein translates to MKKLFIIFALAFSHFFNVYGQKDKFDQLFDKYQDVEGVTSIKIAKPMFGMLSSLNIDDSQLDQIKPLLSKINGLKILITENPEKGNTAEGRKVQTSMSQLSKDISSYLKNLNYSEIMSVNNAGAKVKFLSAEAKNGILDDLLLSIDGGSGESIFVMLDGKLSMDDVSKIINSSETKKNPISNTRNNITSDNNSSYLNGEARNVGDFSGIQVSTGVNVIFKQEKPTSIKVIADSDKLEYIITKVENGVLRIYIDNKGVRNLRFKNLSVNVSSPRMESIDVSSGSNLTIVNSIQEKNMKIDASSGSNITGDFKISNAANISVSSGSNIRAGITAGNIGIKSSSGSNISLSGKADSGTIDISSGALCKADDLKFTYLETEATSGGNLTVSVSDKLKVRASSGGSVRYRGRPEIDANISKTSGGLLRPID
- a CDS encoding RNA polymerase sigma factor, translating into MTQETFKNTVFILKDEMYRFAKRFVMSSDEAEDVVQEIMMKFWQKRDELEQFGNLKSYALKSVRNECLNRLKHHDVKIGFADMQLHRSELYSMEVDNLKEYIIGFINQLPEKQKLVIHLKDVEEYDVSEISEMLEMEENAVRVNLMRARQKVKEQISQLMSYEKRSITR
- a CDS encoding DUF6705 family protein, encoding MKNIFFITILFVGIFCKAQTYPLTETQVPAGAYISDTQNNLPPFEGDWAGIWAGKTFLINFKKITNIHDNHCNCNRDYLIGKFQVKDISGNILFNNMNLPDNAAKIEGIKIFPNGKYLLTYVDADLCLKSGRVSIEFTNTTKTEMKFKFMETSQLIDSECFYHGKPIDQRPEPLPKEIILNKH
- a CDS encoding GlmU family protein; the protein is MQLVFSDAQYWEDFLPLTFTRPVAAMRCGILTFAERWQRILGNTEVSYFTEMYLQDKFKTPEEKESLFIVPNFIPTETVIQQIKDLKQGEALVYEDELVAAKINMKGFSLHQIEKMTDIKEELIFFKKPKDLFTYNHHAIDFDFDLLTKGRTSQELSSTNGFLGDKKDLFIEEGAYVEFSTINTKTGKIYIGKNTEVMEGCHLRGPIALCDDSKFNLGAKIYGATTIGPHCKVGGEVNNIIIFGYSSKGHEGFVGNSVIGEWCNFGADTNSSNMKNNYGNVRFWNYRTKAFEDTGLQFAGLIMGDHSKTAINTQLNTGTVIGVASNIFKPGFPPNLVENFSWGGLKDDERFRLDKVYEVAERAMARRKVALTEEDKAILKHVFETY